The uncultured Desulfobulbus sp. genome window below encodes:
- the hybB gene encoding Ni/Fe-hydrogenase cytochrome b subunit: protein MSHEPKALGGRIFTPTFCLCIFIVVIAAYFAMKRLIFGIGSVTNLNDGYPWGIWIAYDVVVGTAFACGGYVMALLVYIINKGEYHPLVRPALLASMFGYTLAGVSVFLDIGRYLNAYNLYMPWQMNFHSVMFEVAMCIGTYIFVLWLEFTPAFVEKWGLKNFGKKLNKVIFAIIALGVLLPTMHQSSLGTMMLMAGYKLNPLWHTSTLPLLFLLTAVIMGFSMVVFEATISSRVYELGDETSMLSKIARIMTYVLGFYLVIRFQNVFMRGHMAEAFSGSFLGNMFLLENLLLIIGLVILAYPNYRNNPRLLFIAATCVLVGGSLYRFNTYIIGFDPGNGWKYFPSVGEQMITYGLIAFEIAMYTLFVKIFPVFSVHAPAESNH from the coding sequence ATGAGTCATGAACCAAAAGCGCTGGGCGGACGCATTTTTACGCCCACGTTCTGTCTATGTATATTTATCGTTGTCATCGCCGCTTATTTTGCGATGAAACGACTGATCTTCGGTATCGGGTCCGTCACCAACCTCAATGACGGCTACCCCTGGGGTATCTGGATCGCCTATGACGTTGTTGTTGGTACCGCTTTTGCCTGCGGTGGCTATGTCATGGCGCTGCTGGTCTACATCATCAACAAGGGGGAGTATCATCCCCTGGTGCGTCCGGCGCTGCTGGCCTCCATGTTTGGTTATACCCTGGCCGGTGTTTCAGTCTTTCTTGATATCGGACGTTACCTCAACGCCTATAACCTCTACATGCCCTGGCAGATGAACTTTCACTCGGTCATGTTCGAGGTGGCCATGTGTATCGGTACCTATATCTTCGTACTCTGGTTGGAGTTCACTCCCGCCTTTGTCGAGAAATGGGGCCTGAAAAACTTCGGCAAGAAGCTCAACAAGGTGATCTTTGCCATCATCGCGCTGGGCGTATTGCTGCCAACCATGCATCAGTCTTCCCTGGGAACCATGATGCTGATGGCTGGCTACAAACTCAATCCGCTGTGGCACACCTCAACCCTGCCGCTGCTGTTTCTGCTGACCGCCGTTATCATGGGCTTTTCCATGGTGGTCTTCGAGGCAACCATCTCCTCGCGTGTTTATGAGCTGGGCGATGAGACCTCCATGCTGTCCAAGATCGCGCGCATCATGACCTACGTGCTCGGTTTTTATCTGGTTATTCGTTTCCAGAACGTTTTTATGCGCGGTCATATGGCCGAGGCCTTCTCCGGTTCCTTCCTGGGTAACATGTTCCTTCTGGAAAACCTGCTGTTGATCATCGGACTGGTTATCCTGGCCTACCCGAATTACCGGAACAATCCGCGACTGCTGTTCATCGCAGCGACCTGTGTTCTCGTTGGTGGTTCCCTCTACCGTTTCAACACCTATATCATCGGGTTTGATCCGGGCAACGGCTGGAAATACTTTCCCTCTGTCGGTGAGCAGATGATCACCTACGGACTGATCGCCTTTGAGATTGCGATGTACACCCTCTTTGTCAAAATTTTTCCGGTCTTCAGTGTGCACGCACCCGCTGAGTCGAACCATTAA